In a genomic window of Roseiflexus castenholzii DSM 13941:
- a CDS encoding chloride channel protein, giving the protein MKIDMTSDHHDTLSPSSNNIDNSVRSEIQEYLTISQQRRWIFPLVLGALIGLAMGQIVHNLLPDIVPIPAVFAVVGMAAYFTAIVRAPLTGIMLIVEMTGNYNQMLPLLVSCFCAYAVAEYLKDPPIYEALLERDLRRSSDALVLREPVVVEFTIRAGAPFVGLEVRSLGLPPGCILVRCSDGEREWIPKANTPWKRICALRQ; this is encoded by the coding sequence ATGAAGATTGACATGACAAGCGACCATCACGACACACTATCTCCATCTTCCAACAACATCGACAACTCTGTACGTTCAGAAATCCAAGAATATCTAACCATCAGCCAACAACGCCGATGGATTTTTCCTCTTGTACTCGGTGCATTAATCGGTCTGGCAATGGGACAGATTGTTCACAACTTATTACCCGACATTGTGCCAATTCCAGCCGTGTTTGCAGTTGTGGGGATGGCGGCTTACTTCACCGCTATTGTTCGCGCTCCACTGACGGGAATAATGCTGATCGTCGAGATGACCGGTAATTACAACCAGATGTTACCATTGCTGGTCAGTTGTTTTTGTGCTTACGCGGTCGCTGAATATCTGAAGGATCCACCAATTTACGAAGCGCTTTTGGAACGCGACTTGCGGCGTAGCAGCGACGCCCTTGTGTTGAGGGAGCCAGTAGTTGTAGAATTTACGATCCGGGCCGGCGCGCCTTTTGTCGGTCTCGAAGTTCGCTCGCTTGGACTTCCGCCCGGATGCATTCTGGTGCGATGTTCGGACGGAGAACGCGAATGGATACCGAAAGCAAACACCCCCTGGAAGCGCATATGCGCATTACGGCAGTGA
- a CDS encoding beta-galactosidase: MRHHFLPPILALALLVAWLSPAPVDVQAVPGRSDFGVNTHIASRYPVQAGFDGAVDLVAGTSAGWVREDFHWYWLEPEQGRFDWAIYDRAIARLAGSGVNIIGVLNTAPAWATPFPDDAPGRPSYYAPDPAAFARFASAVVTRYRDRVRFWQVWNEPENVRYWQPQPDPAAYAALLRAAYPAIKSADPNAVVLSAGVVPTNIGFIRAIADNGAWGSFDILAVHPYVDPFSPENGQIGAGDVSAVKTLVDNLGRKPIWATEFGWSTGPADRDPRGVDEETQANFLVRASTLLRAAGVEKVIWYNLKDTEPRNLYGLLRRAGGPADLSQPKPSLAAFRTLNQQLAGAAPVGLIDLGARQVVVDFEQFGTWRRGDQPNGSFSADGSQRYTGNIAGRLDYIFPGGGNDFVVFTPRPAIPLPGSPGQLGIWVYGDGSGHALKVWLRDAEGETLQFRLGFVGSAGWSFLSTTINGQVEPYNRISGGGNLRLDFPATLVAIVLDDEPDSRSGSGSIWLDDLTAISGPEAYGVRFVRGGDTIDALWSPGGAFVNLPTAAPVGTVIDRWGNASQIDAGNGAFGLSLGPSPIFLIHRAVQAFAPQPAPAPAPAQPAPQPSAGPCRSFPETGFAVCGRLLEYWERNGGLPVFGFPIGPEEDMLIEGKTVRAQWFERNRLELHPQNAPPYDVLLGRLGAERLEASGRNWFDFPKGDPRASLYFPQTGQAIAPEFRQYWSSHGLNLDGRPGYTLEESLALFGLPLSPPLMEVNPTDGKTYLTQHFERARFEYHPENRGTPYVVLLGLLGRETTGKR, from the coding sequence ATGCGTCATCATTTCCTTCCTCCGATTTTGGCGCTGGCGCTTCTCGTTGCCTGGCTATCTCCTGCGCCGGTGGACGTGCAGGCAGTCCCAGGGCGATCCGATTTTGGCGTCAATACCCATATCGCGTCGCGCTATCCGGTGCAGGCGGGTTTTGATGGAGCAGTCGATCTGGTCGCCGGAACGTCTGCTGGCTGGGTGCGCGAGGATTTCCACTGGTACTGGCTTGAACCGGAGCAGGGACGCTTCGACTGGGCGATCTACGATCGCGCGATCGCGCGCCTGGCGGGGAGCGGCGTCAATATTATCGGCGTGCTCAACACAGCGCCTGCCTGGGCAACACCGTTTCCTGACGATGCACCGGGTCGTCCGTCCTACTATGCGCCTGATCCTGCGGCATTCGCCCGTTTTGCGTCGGCGGTCGTGACGCGCTATCGCGACCGGGTGCGCTTCTGGCAGGTCTGGAATGAACCGGAGAATGTGCGCTACTGGCAGCCTCAGCCCGACCCTGCCGCCTACGCTGCGCTGCTGCGCGCTGCGTATCCTGCCATCAAGTCTGCCGATCCGAATGCCGTGGTGTTGAGCGCAGGGGTCGTTCCGACGAACATCGGGTTTATTCGTGCCATCGCCGACAATGGCGCCTGGGGTTCGTTCGATATTCTTGCCGTCCATCCCTATGTCGATCCGTTCAGCCCGGAGAATGGGCAGATCGGCGCCGGGGATGTGAGCGCCGTGAAAACGCTGGTCGATAATCTGGGGCGTAAGCCGATCTGGGCAACGGAATTCGGGTGGTCCACCGGTCCTGCCGATCGCGATCCGCGTGGAGTGGACGAGGAGACGCAGGCGAATTTTCTGGTGCGCGCATCGACGCTGTTGCGCGCCGCAGGCGTCGAGAAGGTGATCTGGTATAACTTGAAGGATACCGAACCGCGCAATCTCTATGGCTTGCTGCGCAGGGCTGGCGGTCCTGCCGATCTGAGTCAGCCGAAGCCGTCACTGGCGGCATTCCGCACGTTGAACCAGCAACTCGCGGGCGCCGCACCTGTCGGATTGATCGACCTGGGAGCGCGGCAGGTGGTGGTCGATTTCGAGCAGTTCGGGACATGGCGGCGCGGCGATCAGCCGAATGGCTCGTTCTCTGCCGACGGTTCACAACGCTACACTGGCAACATCGCCGGTCGTCTCGACTACATCTTCCCCGGCGGCGGCAACGATTTCGTCGTCTTCACGCCGCGTCCGGCAATCCCGCTCCCCGGCTCGCCTGGTCAGTTGGGTATCTGGGTCTACGGCGACGGCAGCGGGCATGCGCTCAAAGTCTGGCTGCGCGATGCTGAAGGAGAAACACTCCAATTTCGCCTCGGTTTCGTCGGCAGCGCAGGGTGGTCGTTTCTCTCCACGACGATCAACGGTCAGGTCGAGCCGTACAACCGTATCAGCGGCGGCGGCAACCTGCGCCTCGATTTTCCGGCGACGCTGGTTGCCATTGTGCTCGATGATGAACCGGACAGTCGCAGCGGGTCTGGCTCGATCTGGCTCGATGACCTGACAGCGATCAGCGGTCCCGAAGCGTATGGTGTGCGCTTTGTGCGTGGCGGCGACACGATCGATGCGCTCTGGTCGCCAGGTGGTGCATTTGTGAATCTACCGACGGCAGCACCTGTGGGTACGGTGATCGACCGCTGGGGCAATGCCTCGCAGATCGATGCTGGGAATGGGGCATTTGGCTTGAGCCTGGGTCCATCGCCAATCTTCCTGATCCATCGCGCTGTACAGGCGTTCGCACCGCAACCAGCACCCGCGCCTGCGCCGGCGCAACCGGCGCCGCAACCGTCCGCCGGACCGTGCCGCTCGTTCCCAGAGACTGGGTTCGCGGTGTGTGGTCGGCTGCTCGAATACTGGGAGCGGAATGGCGGGCTGCCGGTGTTCGGCTTTCCCATTGGTCCCGAAGAAGACATGCTAATTGAGGGGAAGACCGTGCGAGCGCAATGGTTCGAGCGCAACCGACTCGAACTGCACCCTCAGAATGCGCCTCCCTACGATGTGCTGCTGGGGCGATTGGGCGCCGAACGGTTGGAGGCAAGCGGGCGCAACTGGTTCGATTTTCCGAAAGGCGATCCGCGCGCGTCGCTCTACTTCCCACAGACCGGACAGGCGATTGCGCCGGAGTTCCGCCAGTACTGGTCGTCCCATGGGTTGAACCTGGACGGGCGACCGGGGTATACGCTCGAAGAAAGCCTGGCGCTCTTCGGGTTGCCGCTTTCGCCGCCGCTGATGGAAGTCAACCCGACCGACGGCAAGACCTACCTGACGCAACACTTTGAACGTGCGCGTTTCGAGTACCACCCGGAAAACCGTGGAACGCCGTATGTCGTGTTGCTCGGATTGCTGGGACGCGAGACGACGGGGAAGAGGTAG
- the pknB gene encoding Stk1 family PASTA domain-containing Ser/Thr kinase, whose protein sequence is MQKKILNNRYELEQKIGEGGMARVYLGRDLRLNRRVAIKALHEHYAADVTFLQRFHHEAQAAAGLRHPCIVNVYDVGQDGDIHYIVMEYVEGSDLKSLILRNGPLPINHAVAIAEDVAEGLEAAHRIGMVHRDVKPQNILVSPAGEVKITDFGIAKSSLSTALTETGVTFGTADYLSPEQARGFAATPRSDIYALGVTLYEMLTGHLPFTGENAVAVAMQHVSVDPPPPRMFNPHIPPRLEELVLVALSKNPDERPASGREFAQMLHAYRMASQDATIVRPAPRSSQPRPAPGPMAVAPAGSVASRTMLPPPRSPVVTQAPPAGGGRDVGVFLLGMVFIGLILGVVYLAATGAFDNLFQFSGGTRPPPIVLPEPTAEPTATPAPEMVIVPNVVGLDERAAITAIEGAGLLPFAELPRASDVVSAGLVFDQFPPATTVVTASTVVTYVVSTGPEMIPLPEVVTMRGVDAEFQLRSLGFQVQVVSAPDRLSAGFVFRTEPAAGTPLRRGDTVTIFVSIGDKVRMPDVTGLAEEEAIRRIVAAGLTWSYSDYQGCDKLGDLCDRYAPGVVVSSIPRGGEQVDRGSPVTLGVRAP, encoded by the coding sequence ATGCAAAAGAAAATCCTGAACAATCGCTACGAACTCGAGCAGAAGATTGGCGAAGGCGGCATGGCGCGCGTCTATCTCGGTCGCGATCTGCGTCTCAATCGGCGGGTGGCGATCAAGGCGTTGCACGAGCACTATGCTGCCGATGTTACATTTCTTCAGCGCTTCCATCACGAGGCGCAGGCTGCCGCTGGTCTGCGCCATCCGTGTATCGTCAATGTGTATGATGTCGGGCAGGACGGTGATATTCACTATATTGTCATGGAGTATGTTGAGGGCAGCGATCTGAAGAGTCTGATCCTGCGCAACGGTCCACTCCCGATCAATCACGCTGTTGCGATTGCCGAAGATGTCGCCGAAGGGCTGGAAGCGGCGCACCGGATAGGCATGGTCCACCGCGATGTCAAGCCGCAGAATATTCTGGTCAGCCCTGCCGGCGAAGTGAAAATCACCGATTTTGGCATTGCGAAAAGTTCGCTCTCGACGGCGCTGACCGAAACCGGTGTGACGTTTGGGACGGCGGATTACCTCTCACCAGAACAGGCGCGTGGGTTTGCCGCCACGCCACGTTCCGACATCTATGCCCTCGGTGTGACGCTGTACGAAATGCTGACCGGTCACCTGCCGTTCACGGGCGAAAATGCGGTGGCTGTAGCGATGCAACATGTCAGTGTCGATCCGCCGCCGCCGCGTATGTTCAATCCGCACATTCCGCCGCGTCTGGAAGAGTTGGTGCTTGTTGCGCTCAGCAAGAATCCCGACGAACGCCCCGCATCGGGGCGCGAGTTTGCGCAGATGCTGCACGCATATCGGATGGCAAGCCAGGACGCGACGATTGTGCGCCCGGCGCCCCGTTCGTCACAACCGCGACCGGCGCCGGGACCGATGGCAGTGGCGCCGGCCGGGAGCGTCGCCAGTCGAACGATGTTGCCGCCGCCGCGTTCACCGGTTGTCACACAGGCGCCGCCCGCGGGCGGCGGTCGTGATGTTGGCGTCTTTCTGCTGGGGATGGTGTTCATTGGTCTGATCCTGGGCGTGGTCTACCTGGCTGCCACCGGCGCATTCGATAACCTGTTCCAATTCAGCGGCGGAACTCGCCCGCCGCCGATCGTTCTCCCTGAACCGACTGCTGAGCCAACGGCAACTCCTGCGCCGGAGATGGTGATCGTGCCGAATGTCGTCGGTCTGGACGAGCGCGCAGCCATTACGGCCATTGAGGGCGCTGGTCTGCTGCCGTTCGCGGAACTCCCCCGCGCCTCCGATGTTGTCTCAGCCGGGTTGGTGTTCGATCAGTTTCCCCCAGCGACGACGGTGGTGACGGCTTCGACGGTGGTGACCTATGTGGTCAGCACCGGTCCTGAGATGATCCCGTTGCCCGAAGTTGTGACTATGCGCGGCGTCGATGCCGAGTTTCAGTTGCGCAGTCTGGGATTTCAGGTGCAAGTCGTCAGTGCGCCGGATCGCCTCAGCGCAGGGTTTGTCTTTCGCACCGAACCGGCAGCCGGGACGCCGCTGCGACGTGGTGATACGGTGACCATCTTCGTCAGCATTGGCGATAAGGTGCGCATGCCGGACGTCACCGGGCTTGCGGAGGAGGAGGCGATCCGCCGGATTGTCGCCGCCGGGCTGACCTGGTCGTACTCCGACTATCAGGGGTGCGATAAACTCGGCGATCTGTGCGACCGGTACGCTCCTGGCGTGGTCGTCAGTTCCATCCCGCGCGGCGGTGAACAGGTCGATCGTGGGTCGCCGGTCACGCTGGGGGTGCGTGCTCCGTAA
- a CDS encoding ribonuclease H-like domain-containing protein yields MRAYLDIETAFDGAISVIGIYRSDFGAIQLIGGGVRDTALYDALEGVNTLVTFNGSSFDLPVIRKRLLVDLKRDFDHCDLMHICRRRGLRGGLKVVEEHLGIRRVSQGLNGRDALYLWDRYEKQGDHSALRTLLTYNYEDVINLAILDERLGLAPPGDLCRVVRHIFA; encoded by the coding sequence GTGCGCGCCTATCTCGATATTGAAACCGCATTTGATGGCGCAATCAGTGTGATCGGCATCTACCGCTCAGATTTCGGCGCTATTCAGTTGATCGGCGGCGGTGTGCGAGATACTGCGTTGTATGATGCGCTAGAAGGCGTGAACACACTGGTCACCTTCAATGGTTCTTCCTTTGATCTGCCGGTTATCCGCAAGCGCCTCCTGGTTGATCTCAAGCGTGACTTCGATCATTGTGATCTCATGCATATCTGCCGCAGGCGTGGCTTGCGCGGCGGTCTCAAGGTGGTGGAGGAGCATCTGGGCATCCGCCGCGTCTCCCAAGGTCTCAACGGACGGGACGCCCTGTACCTGTGGGATCGCTACGAGAAGCAGGGCGATCATTCGGCGCTGCGCACTTTGCTCACCTACAACTATGAAGATGTCATTAACCTGGCGATCCTCGATGAACGTCTTGGTCTGGCGCCGCCTGGCGATCTCTGCCGGGTAGTGCGCCATATCTTTGCCTGA
- a CDS encoding nucleoside hydrolase, whose translation MTTRVILDTDPGIDDSLAILLAVASPEVELAGVTVTSGNCPLADGVRNARNVLALAGRSDIPVCGGVSLPLIRPLYTAPETHGESGVGFARPPESPAPLHRENGVDLIIREILEHPGEVTLVAVAPLTNVAIAVRKEPRIINAVREVIIMGGALRADGNTTSLAEFNFYVDPHAAHIVLESGMPITLLPWDITQHIILTQADVDRLNRISSPITRFIADATRFYIEFHLAAFGFAGCSINDPAALALAFLPDLARTEPMHVAVEYTSELTAGKSVISYIGPATREPDAHDLTGYDTARWPPQWRHAFRPAPNVRAVVDFDTQRFLNLFVERMEHLAQTVSV comes from the coding sequence ATGACCACGCGCGTCATTCTCGACACAGACCCCGGCATCGATGATTCGCTGGCCATTCTGCTGGCAGTCGCCTCCCCCGAAGTCGAGCTTGCAGGCGTTACCGTGACGAGCGGCAACTGTCCGCTCGCCGACGGCGTGCGCAATGCGCGCAATGTGCTGGCGCTCGCCGGTCGTTCCGATATTCCGGTGTGCGGCGGCGTGTCATTGCCGCTCATCCGACCGCTCTACACCGCGCCCGAAACCCACGGCGAAAGCGGCGTCGGTTTTGCCCGCCCGCCGGAGTCGCCCGCCCCGCTCCACAGAGAGAACGGTGTGGACCTGATCATTCGTGAAATCCTGGAGCATCCTGGCGAGGTGACGCTCGTGGCCGTCGCGCCGCTCACGAATGTTGCTATTGCGGTGCGCAAAGAGCCACGCATCATTAATGCCGTGCGTGAGGTCATTATTATGGGAGGCGCGCTGCGCGCCGATGGCAATACCACCTCCCTGGCGGAGTTCAATTTTTATGTTGATCCGCACGCCGCACATATCGTTCTTGAAAGCGGTATGCCGATTACGCTGCTGCCGTGGGACATTACGCAGCACATTATTCTCACGCAGGCGGATGTTGATCGCCTGAACCGCATCTCGTCGCCAATCACCCGCTTCATTGCCGATGCCACTCGTTTCTACATCGAGTTTCATCTGGCAGCCTTCGGATTTGCGGGGTGCTCAATCAACGATCCGGCGGCGCTGGCACTGGCGTTTCTGCCCGATCTGGCGCGCACCGAACCAATGCATGTGGCAGTCGAGTATACGAGCGAACTGACCGCCGGCAAGAGCGTCATCAGTTACATCGGACCGGCGACCCGTGAGCCGGATGCGCACGACCTGACCGGCTACGACACCGCCCGATGGCCACCGCAGTGGCGACACGCATTCCGCCCGGCGCCAAACGTGCGCGCAGTCGTTGACTTCGATACGCAACGTTTTCTCAATCTCTTTGTCGAACGCATGGAACACCTGGCACAGACCGTATCTGTATGA
- a CDS encoding ABC transporter ATP-binding protein produces the protein MSWHISANNDEPLIILDRVSKSYEEAGHERVVLHDVSASFARGEFVVLVGKSGSGKSTLLNLVSGIDTPTSGEIIVAGQPLTRLSERDRTLFRRRSVGFIFQFYNLVPTLTVLENLLLPLELNGRTTARDRNAALDLLAQVGLADRRNAYPDRLSGGEQQRVAVARALVHEPVLVLADEPTGNLDSDTSQQVLDLLDTLTRRAGKNLLMVTHSPEVVGLADRLFRIVEGRLVEEDVPVR, from the coding sequence ATGTCCTGGCATATTTCTGCAAATAATGACGAACCGCTCATTATTCTCGATCGTGTATCGAAGAGCTACGAAGAAGCCGGGCATGAGCGCGTTGTGTTGCACGATGTCAGTGCATCGTTTGCGCGCGGCGAATTCGTGGTGCTCGTCGGCAAGAGCGGTTCGGGCAAGAGTACGTTGTTGAACCTGGTCAGCGGTATCGACACGCCGACATCCGGTGAGATTATCGTTGCCGGGCAGCCATTGACGCGCCTCTCGGAGCGTGATCGCACCCTGTTCCGTCGCCGTTCAGTCGGTTTCATCTTTCAGTTCTACAATCTTGTGCCAACGCTGACGGTGCTTGAGAATCTGCTGCTGCCGCTCGAACTGAATGGCCGGACGACGGCGCGCGACCGCAATGCTGCACTCGATCTGCTGGCGCAGGTGGGACTTGCTGACCGGCGAAATGCCTACCCCGACCGACTTTCCGGCGGTGAGCAGCAGCGGGTGGCAGTGGCGCGCGCACTGGTGCATGAACCTGTACTCGTTCTGGCAGACGAGCCGACCGGTAACCTGGACAGCGATACCAGTCAGCAGGTGCTCGACCTGCTCGATACCCTCACCCGCCGTGCCGGCAAAAACCTCCTTATGGTCACGCACAGCCCGGAAGTCGTCGGTCTAGCGGATCGCCTCTTCCGCATTGTCGAAGGGCGCCTGGTGGAAGAAGACGTGCCGGTCCGGTAA
- a CDS encoding Yip1 family protein, with product MMVQGVSIGEMLNQSIQVLTKPSVETFERFERHGGQREATIYIMVAAAISAAVSLVFGLLGGIVSALLAGVLGFILPVVGFYLFAFLVYFIGKQQGGTGTQDEVFYTMALFVAPIQAVAGAVSAVPILGCVALPAIILLGIYQIYLGYLGVRSSMNLQQTPAIITLVLAFIAQFIIGAIIGAIFATIGVALGAASGSINFGQ from the coding sequence ATGATGGTTCAAGGCGTCTCAATCGGCGAAATGCTCAACCAGAGCATTCAGGTGTTGACGAAGCCGAGCGTCGAAACATTCGAGCGCTTCGAGCGGCATGGTGGTCAGCGCGAGGCAACGATCTATATCATGGTGGCGGCGGCGATCAGTGCGGCGGTTTCGCTGGTCTTTGGTCTGTTGGGTGGTATCGTCTCGGCGTTGCTTGCCGGCGTTTTGGGTTTCATCCTTCCGGTTGTGGGTTTCTATCTCTTCGCCTTTCTGGTCTATTTTATCGGAAAGCAGCAGGGTGGAACCGGCACGCAGGACGAAGTCTTCTATACGATGGCGCTGTTCGTCGCGCCAATCCAGGCGGTGGCCGGTGCGGTGAGTGCAGTTCCTATCCTTGGTTGTGTGGCGTTGCCGGCGATAATCCTGCTGGGCATCTACCAGATTTATCTCGGTTACCTGGGTGTGCGCTCGAGCATGAACCTTCAGCAGACTCCGGCGATTATCACGCTGGTGCTGGCGTTCATTGCGCAGTTCATCATTGGCGCTATCATCGGTGCGATTTTTGCGACTATCGGTGTGGCTTTGGGAGCGGCAAGCGGCAGTATCAATTTCGGTCAGTGA
- a CDS encoding DnaJ domain-containing protein, whose product MTLEQTCPSCSATLGSDGICPACGSVTRGFFRSLNLGAPQVAAAVAQGLDLYRLLGVDQHADAITIARQYRRLRALFPDDPSALAAEPRRKFELLQVAGRILTDPSLRALYNELRVSAAAGIQQGVVRCESCGAPLQGNEPRCRYCGSLRPGEPAPPATPPDAGPPVAEPVDFYALLGLSPAHLMINPGARRSARPALDAAEMLHESRPPTPEEVDAASYAFQQRTLLHPGWSAAEREARVENLEIARRILRNERLRNRYDAFWLAFRQGRFDHGHLEGLRALIDEVRADETTPSTLSVEEAEALFQQGRGLLTAGLPREALDPLRRAREALPHSAEAHAWYARAILASADPLDLGGHALRQALVALETAARSSAPLPDSESYLALCRGLLARDAGDARQAEIELLRAAQQNPSLAHAWCGLAALALARGANGDAIDHCHRALAIDPRDERAWLMLAGACLRTRRHAEARAAAERVAALRSDGVSAEKILSEIAN is encoded by the coding sequence ATGACGCTTGAACAGACGTGTCCCTCATGCAGCGCGACGCTGGGTTCTGATGGGATTTGCCCGGCATGTGGTTCGGTGACGCGCGGCTTTTTTCGCAGTCTCAACCTGGGCGCGCCACAGGTGGCGGCTGCTGTCGCGCAGGGGCTTGACCTCTACCGGTTGCTCGGCGTCGATCAGCACGCCGATGCAATCACGATTGCGCGCCAGTATCGTCGGTTGCGCGCGCTCTTTCCCGATGACCCGTCTGCGCTGGCGGCAGAGCCGAGGCGCAAGTTCGAATTGCTTCAGGTTGCCGGGCGCATCTTGACCGATCCCTCGCTGCGGGCGCTCTATAACGAACTGCGGGTATCGGCTGCCGCCGGCATTCAGCAAGGCGTGGTGCGCTGTGAGTCGTGCGGCGCTCCGCTGCAAGGCAATGAGCCGCGCTGCCGCTACTGTGGTTCGCTGCGTCCGGGAGAACCGGCGCCGCCAGCCACGCCGCCCGACGCCGGACCACCGGTTGCGGAGCCGGTTGATTTTTATGCCCTGCTGGGACTCTCACCCGCGCATCTGATGATCAATCCGGGTGCTCGTCGCTCGGCGCGTCCGGCGCTGGATGCCGCAGAGATGTTGCACGAATCACGACCGCCGACGCCGGAAGAGGTCGATGCCGCTTCCTACGCCTTTCAGCAGCGGACGCTCCTCCATCCTGGTTGGTCTGCCGCAGAACGTGAGGCGCGGGTAGAGAATCTGGAGATTGCCCGGCGCATTCTGCGGAACGAACGACTCCGCAATCGTTACGATGCCTTCTGGCTGGCATTCCGTCAGGGTCGGTTCGACCACGGTCACCTCGAAGGGTTGCGCGCGCTGATCGATGAAGTGCGCGCAGATGAAACGACGCCCTCGACACTTTCAGTGGAAGAGGCGGAAGCGCTGTTTCAACAGGGTCGCGGGTTGCTTACTGCCGGATTGCCGCGCGAAGCGCTCGATCCGTTGCGCCGGGCGCGTGAGGCGCTGCCGCATTCCGCAGAGGCGCACGCATGGTATGCCCGCGCCATCCTTGCGTCTGCCGACCCGCTCGATCTCGGCGGACACGCGCTGCGTCAGGCGCTGGTGGCTCTCGAAACCGCCGCTCGTTCTAGTGCGCCGCTTCCCGATAGTGAGTCGTACCTTGCTCTGTGTCGCGGGTTGCTGGCGCGTGACGCAGGAGATGCGCGCCAGGCGGAAATCGAATTGTTGCGCGCCGCACAACAGAACCCCTCGCTGGCGCACGCCTGGTGCGGATTGGCGGCTCTTGCGCTGGCGCGCGGGGCGAACGGCGATGCTATCGACCACTGCCATCGGGCGCTGGCGATTGACCCGCGCGATGAGCGCGCCTGGTTGATGTTGGCAGGCGCCTGCCTGCGCACTCGACGCCATGCCGAGGCGCGCGCGGCGGCAGAGCGGGTTGCCGCGTTGCGCAGCGATGGTGTGAGCGCCGAGAAGATACTGTCCGAAATCGCAAACTGA
- a CDS encoding FHA domain-containing protein: MPFCPQCGVDNPAGARYCDQCGAMLIPVPAQAAPPPVAPSAAIPAIGPTVCPQCGQAVIPGEAFCDNCGAPLRAPARPVAPVPSPPQSAAPPQPVYPPPAPVTAPSSYQASVAPPAAPPPATPSAPPVPSVAPPSAMPSAPPSYQAPLAPPAPAVPPMTPAPVSGRTTLASCALVVIGTGAVLPLPADSQALVGRSDPVSKFYPDVDLGPHGALDQGVGRRHARIFVQGGQVMIEDLDSVNGTLVNGQRVLPHQSRALSNGDQITLGRMLLRFQA, from the coding sequence ATGCCGTTCTGTCCCCAATGTGGCGTCGATAATCCAGCGGGCGCGCGCTATTGTGATCAGTGTGGCGCCATGCTGATACCGGTTCCCGCTCAGGCAGCGCCGCCGCCTGTCGCTCCCTCAGCCGCCATTCCCGCCATCGGTCCCACCGTCTGTCCGCAGTGCGGTCAGGCGGTCATCCCCGGTGAAGCGTTCTGCGACAATTGTGGCGCGCCATTGCGCGCGCCGGCGCGCCCGGTTGCTCCGGTTCCATCCCCGCCGCAAAGTGCCGCGCCGCCGCAGCCAGTGTATCCGCCGCCTGCGCCGGTTACGGCGCCGTCGTCGTATCAGGCGTCTGTCGCGCCGCCGGCTGCACCGCCTCCGGCAACGCCGTCTGCGCCGCCGGTTCCATCGGTCGCACCGCCTTCGGCAATGCCGTCTGCGCCGCCGTCGTATCAGGCGCCGCTGGCTCCCCCTGCTCCGGCGGTTCCGCCGATGACGCCTGCGCCTGTCAGCGGGCGCACCACGCTGGCGTCGTGTGCGCTGGTCGTGATAGGGACCGGCGCTGTCCTGCCGTTGCCTGCCGACTCCCAAGCGCTCGTCGGTCGCAGTGATCCGGTGAGCAAGTTCTATCCTGATGTTGATCTTGGTCCGCACGGCGCGCTCGATCAGGGGGTCGGGCGGCGGCACGCGCGGATTTTTGTTCAGGGCGGGCAGGTGATGATCGAAGATCTCGATAGCGTCAATGGCACCCTGGTGAATGGACAACGAGTGCTCCCACACCAGTCGCGTGCGCTGTCCAACGGTGATCAGATTACACTGGGGCGTATGCTCCTGCGCTTTCAGGCATAA
- a CDS encoding NUDIX domain-containing protein, with translation MSPHPWRTRASREIYRNKWLRLREDIAELPDGRTTIYGVVTPGVGQCVGVLPFLNDGRVVMIRQYRYIYGEGHRWEMPTGGMHAGETPEEAAQRELQEEIGYRAGRFEWISSYYTSKSVVEETAHLFLGFDLMPSSLPQDDTEFLEIEAMPFAHVLDMVLRSDIRDSMTVTAVLLAARRLGL, from the coding sequence ATGTCGCCGCACCCATGGCGCACCCGCGCAAGCCGCGAAATCTACCGCAACAAATGGTTGCGCCTGCGCGAAGACATCGCCGAGTTGCCCGATGGTCGCACGACGATCTATGGCGTAGTGACGCCTGGCGTTGGTCAGTGCGTCGGCGTCCTGCCATTTTTGAACGATGGACGGGTGGTGATGATCCGGCAGTACCGCTACATTTATGGGGAAGGACATCGCTGGGAAATGCCGACCGGCGGGATGCACGCCGGTGAAACGCCGGAAGAAGCCGCGCAGCGCGAACTTCAGGAAGAGATCGGCTATCGCGCCGGACGGTTCGAATGGATCAGCAGTTACTACACCTCCAAGAGCGTGGTGGAAGAGACGGCGCATCTCTTTCTGGGATTCGATCTGATGCCATCGAGCCTGCCGCAGGATGATACGGAGTTTCTGGAAATCGAAGCCATGCCATTCGCGCATGTACTGGACATGGTGCTGCGCAGCGACATCCGCGATAGCATGACCGTGACGGCAGTGCTGCTCGCAGCGCGGCGGTTGGGACTCTAG